The window ATCTTTTGTTACAGTTTGCCCATTTTGAGAATACGATAACTTTAAATAGTTCGCAACAGTCATCCATTGGGTTACATCTTTTCGTGTATACCACCAGTCTAATGCATTATTTTCTTCTAAGATTTTTGAGCATCATAAAACTTGCCATACAAAGTAAATGTAACTTTTATTTGTTTGACTGTAGTGGTATCTACCCAGTATTTACCGTCTTTTGTTGGGAGATTCATTTCATTTCCATTCTGGTCTATTCCTTTAACTTCTTTTACAGTAGCTGCTGTCGTTTGAACATCGCTCAGTTCAGGAGCATCTTTGTATTGTATTGGTAAAAACTTTCCTATTGCTCCTGAGAAACCTACAGCGTACACATTTCCGTTTTTCAAAAAGAAGAAATACGCAGTGACATAAAGTTCTTTCGGAGAACCCAGTAACACAACATAGTTTTTGTAGTTCCACTTATTTACTTTACCGCCAAGTTTACTAATGAGTTCATATGAGTATCTGCCATTAATTGTTCGGCTTGTACTGTAGTTTCTCAACTTACCAGCAACAGTACAATCTTAATGCATTATGGTACCGTTGATAATTTCAGTGAATATAGCGTCCAGAGTCCTTGAATCTTTCAAGTCTGCAAGAGTATTTTGATTGAGCAACTGTGGATAACTTGATTTAACTCTTGGATCACTTATAAGCAGGATAGTATTTGCAGTCAGGTCATTCCAGCTGAGGTCTTCAATACTTTCGTCTGGCCAGTATGGGTCTCTTACGGGTTTACCGTCCGGGTCGTAGCCCATGTATTTGAAAACAACACGTTTAGTTCCTGCTGGTGGATTGCTAATGTCTTTTACAGGTACTATTCTCCCCGATGAATCTATAAACCAGTAGCCAATCGATGATGGCTTCCATTCCTGTGGGTCATTTTTTGGCCCAATAACGTCTGTTGGCAGTCCATAAACTGCCTTCCTGTAGTCTACCGCTAACTCTACGTTGAGATCATAGTAATTTCTTTCAATCCGAATGAGAGGGGCAAATCCCATATCTCTCTCAATATCATAACGATATACAGTAACCTCTTTTTTGGCGACTTTGTCGTATCCTGTATAACTATCAAATCCACCTTCATAGTAATTGTTGCCAATAGCACTATAGTTTATTGCAAAAACTTTCTGAACAGGTACTACCTGCAATATAAGCTCCAGTATAAAAACAAGAGATAAAAAGAGAGCAAGAGACTTTTTCAGTCTCCTGCTCCCTGATAATATTCTATTTTTAGCCACCTCTCCATCACCTCTTGCTACTGTTCTGACTGTAGTAACCGATCATATCTTTCTTTTTGATTAAATATTCTTCTTCTGCTTCTTGTGATACTCTTACACCATTTACTAACGCTATTTGAACACTTATACAACTATTTAGTCCAACTGCTCCAAACCATGGAGTTGGATCATCTCGTGTATAAACAAACCCAACGTGTAATTTATACCACATTCTACCTATTATCTCTTCACGCATCTTGGGGTCAAGTTTTTTAAGCTTATCATTCGATATATAGCGGTATGGATTTAAATAGTATACATTAGTGAAGAGCATTGGTGCGTCTGGATATTTCTCCATTAAATACTGGGCATAGAACAATTGCCACAATTCATCAATTCTGAGTGTTATTGATGTACCAGTATGCTGGAACATCAAAAGTTCAGTTCGCGCATCAGGATTTCCTGTACCACCATCGTACAGCACGCTTCCTTTCTCATCCACCGTTCTAGGATTCTTTTCCTTGCTGTAATCAAATGTCATCTCATCAACTACTTTTCTTCTGGACTCATCAAATACCCTTGCTATCATCTCGGTTGCTTCTTTCTGTGTTAGTATTCTACCTGCATTGAATCTGATATCTGGTACTGGAAGTTTTGGCGGTTTTACTTTACCTTCACAATACAATTGTCCATCAACGAATTTGGTTTTGAATATGTTCTTATCGATATTCACATCAGGTGTGATTATACCAAGGTCTGCAAGTCTGAGCATTGGTTCCTGGTAAAGTTTCGGTACTGATTTGAAGTCTACGCAGATGTATTTGAACCTTGTATGGTCAAGCGGATATTGTCTTGGCAAGCTCATCAACCAGCGGTTCAACGATTCGTTGAACATCGGGTTAAGTTCTGCCGTCAAGTTCCAATCTTCCGGATTTTTGCTCTTATATTTGCCAAATTGTAAGAATGCAAAGCTTGCTATTGCATATTCTGTTTTCCCTTCCCACTGATAAGGATAATAGAAGTAGTACGCACCAGGATATTTCTTGCCATATTCAGGATACAGAACATCTCCAGGAACTACTCTGTACAGAGTATATGGTTTTTTACCTGCAGGCAGTTGCTTATTGGGGTCAAGATTGAAAAAGATGACTGGCATTATATCCCACACTAAAGCCTTTGTTCTCTCCTGTGGAAAATCAAACTTAACCTTGTTTGGTTGTTCTTTCATGAATCTTTGCAACAGTTTTGCCCAGTCCTTTGCAGGGTCATAATCTCTGAGCCTGTTCCATACATGCACTGTTTTGACTGTACCATCCTTGTAGTATTTGTCAATCACCACAATGTTGTATGTCCTTATTACCCTGTAAGCATTCGTATAAATTGGTTCATCACCGTAGGAATATGGGTCTCTGTACCAGGGTACGTACGCACCTCTGAAATTTTTACCTGGTTCACCTTTCGGCCAGAGGGTGTAATCTACTGGTGAGAGATACTCAACTTTTACTGGTATGTTTTTATCTTTAAGTTCTGGGACAGCGTTGATTTACTTCCATATAATGTAGCTTGCCTGAGCACGTGTCAGCGGCTTGTCTTTTTTCACCTCTGCCGGTATCAAGCCCATTTTGACTGCCTTTCCCCAGTAGTCCAGAGGCTTATCCGGCTTTACTTTTGCACCCATTAAGAGCGATGTTACAAACTCAC is drawn from Caldicellulosiruptor naganoensis and contains these coding sequences:
- a CDS encoding Athe_2463 domain-containing protein — protein: MAKNRILSGSRRLKKSLALFLSLVFILELILQVVPVQKVFAINYSAIGNNYYEGGFDSYTGYDKVAKKEVTVYRYDIERDMGFAPLIRIERNYYDLNVELAVDYRKAVYGLPTDVIGPKNDPQEWKPSSIGYWFIDSSGRIVPVKDISNPPAGTKRVVFKYMGYDPDGKPVRDPYWPDESIEDLSWNDLTANTILLISDPRVKSSYPQLLNQNTLADLKDSRTLDAIFTEIINGTIMH